The Planococcus versutus genome contains a region encoding:
- a CDS encoding enoyl-CoA hydratase/isomerase family protein: MSYTINLTDGIMTFTIDRPEIRNAINNEVTAGLEELVEGAQHPSVRMVIITASGKQAFCSGGDLSVFHALRTEQQSYRMLKRMSDVLYSIKTLPVPVVAVVNGAAVGGGCEIATACDYRLVWDHAKCGFIQGTLAITSGWGGGTYLLETLQHDQALKMLSEAKVYPANELKDFGWATIIVQEDQDIKAFFERMKTIHPDVHRAYKEMAIRKWQKTDLQERVEQEVRRCAVLWERDAHHEAVDRFLNKTKKRNPSS; this comes from the coding sequence TTGTCTTATACGATAAACCTGACGGATGGCATTATGACATTCACAATTGACCGCCCTGAAATACGCAATGCGATTAACAATGAAGTAACAGCAGGTCTTGAAGAACTGGTAGAAGGAGCACAGCATCCTTCTGTTCGAATGGTTATCATTACAGCTTCAGGCAAGCAAGCTTTTTGTTCAGGAGGCGATCTTTCCGTATTTCATGCGCTTCGTACAGAACAACAATCATATCGCATGCTTAAACGGATGAGTGATGTGCTGTATTCGATCAAAACACTGCCTGTGCCGGTAGTGGCTGTCGTCAATGGCGCTGCTGTTGGTGGAGGTTGCGAAATTGCTACAGCGTGCGATTACAGGCTTGTATGGGATCATGCGAAATGTGGCTTTATACAAGGCACACTCGCCATTACTAGTGGTTGGGGTGGCGGAACTTATCTATTGGAAACCCTGCAGCATGACCAAGCGTTAAAAATGCTCAGCGAAGCCAAAGTATATCCCGCCAACGAACTAAAAGACTTTGGTTGGGCAACGATCATTGTTCAAGAAGACCAAGACATTAAAGCGTTTTTCGAGCGAATGAAAACCATTCATCCAGATGTGCATCGGGCATACAAAGAAATGGCTATTCGCAAATGGCAGAAAACAGATTTACAAGAACGCGTTGAACAAGAAGTGAGACGATGTGCTGTTTTGTGGGAACGAGATGCACACCATGAAGCGGTTGATCGCTTTCTTAATAAAACAAAAAAAAGAAATCCTTCTTCTTAA
- the rpmF gene encoding 50S ribosomal protein L32, producing MAVPARRTSKTAKRKRRTHFKLSVPGMVICPSCGESKLAHHVCKACGSYKGKEVVASK from the coding sequence ATGGCTGTACCAGCTAGAAGAACGTCCAAAACCGCTAAAAGAAAGCGCCGTACACATTTTAAATTGTCAGTGCCGGGCATGGTAATTTGCCCAAGCTGTGGCGAAAGTAAATTGGCTCACCACGTCTGTAAAGCATGTGGATCATACAAAGGGAAAGAAGTAGTAGCAAGCAAATAA